The genome window AAATCATTGTTCAATAAATCGAGTATCCTAAAAAATGCAGCAGATGGGGAAATATCTATTCATCATTGGTGCAGTCATCATGATGATCGGAGCTATTCTCTGGCTTTTGGATGACCACTTTGGCTGGTTTGGCAATCTCCCTGGGGATGTGAAGATAGAGCGTGAGAATGTGAAGATATATTTCCCGTGGGTTACGATGCTGCTCATCAGCATTGTTCTGAGCCTTTTGCTGTGGCTCATTCAGAAATTCGGAAAATGAGCTTCCGAAGTACTGTATCCTCTTTATCAATTAGAAAGTGTATACAGAGGTATTCCTGGTAGAAAATTTAGTCCCGCATAATTCCCAAAAATTGTTGTTGAGAAATTCTCATTCAAAATCCTCTCACAAAAAAACCCGGTAGCTTCAACAGCTACCGGGTTTTTAAATATGAGTTAAAATGAACTCAGGATTTATCTGACAATATTGATTTTGTGCATCATTCGGTCGTTGTCAGTTTCGATGCGTACGAAGTAGAGTCCGCTGCTGACGGAGGAGACGTCTACCTGATAGTCAGCGCTGGAGATGTTGGCATCGGCTACGCGCTGGATGACTTTGCCCAGGGCATTCAC of Bacteroidia bacterium contains these proteins:
- a CDS encoding DUF2905 domain-containing protein, with the protein product MGKYLFIIGAVIMMIGAILWLLDDHFGWFGNLPGDVKIERENVKIYFPWVTMLLISIVLSLLLWLIQKFGK